A genome region from Dolichospermum compactum NIES-806 includes the following:
- a CDS encoding DnaJ C-terminal domain-containing protein produces MQNLQNFRDYYEILGVSKDATSEEIKKVYRRLARQYHPDLNPGNKEAEEKFKTIGEAYEILSDSSRRSQYDQFSRYWQQNGFAGNKQTPKPKGWDNRANGRSSQDVDPSQFNDFESFVNQVIGVSNRKEPKNTPGNTTTSDPFRTPRTKVAYTVNTPPRSTRRDIEARLTLPLEKAYQGGNERIRLEDGRSLEVTMPPAMVTGQTIRLRNQGISGGDLYLKITVDPHPLFKLEGANIFCQVPVTPSEATLGGQVEAPTLDGPVKMTIPPGVRSGQRFRLGNKGYPVENGQRGDQLVEIQIVTAKNITPQERELYEKLREIETFKPRADLI; encoded by the coding sequence ATGCAAAATTTGCAAAATTTTCGGGATTATTACGAGATTTTAGGAGTTTCTAAGGATGCCACAAGCGAAGAAATTAAAAAGGTTTATCGGCGGTTAGCTAGACAATATCACCCTGACCTGAATCCGGGGAATAAGGAAGCTGAGGAGAAATTTAAAACCATTGGGGAGGCTTATGAAATCCTTTCTGATTCTAGCAGGCGATCGCAATATGACCAATTTAGCCGCTATTGGCAACAAAATGGCTTTGCTGGCAATAAACAAACTCCCAAGCCTAAAGGTTGGGATAACCGCGCTAACGGGCGTTCTAGCCAGGATGTAGACCCCAGCCAATTCAATGATTTTGAGAGTTTTGTCAATCAAGTAATTGGTGTCAGCAACCGCAAAGAACCCAAAAATACTCCAGGAAATACCACCACTAGCGACCCCTTTCGCACTCCTAGAACTAAAGTTGCCTATACTGTCAATACTCCACCCCGTAGCACTCGCAGGGATATCGAAGCCAGATTAACTTTACCACTGGAAAAAGCTTATCAAGGCGGTAATGAAAGGATAAGATTAGAAGATGGGCGATCGCTCGAAGTGACTATGCCCCCAGCTATGGTGACAGGACAAACCATCCGCTTACGAAATCAAGGAATTAGTGGTGGTGACTTATACCTAAAAATTACCGTTGACCCTCATCCTTTATTTAAGCTGGAAGGGGCTAACATTTTCTGTCAAGTACCTGTAACTCCCAGTGAAGCAACATTAGGCGGACAAGTCGAAGCGCCTACCCTTGATGGACCAGTAAAGATGACCATTCCCCCTGGTGTCAGGTCTGGGCAAAGATTCCGACTTGGTAATAAAGGCTACCCAGTTGAAAACGGTCAACGAGGTGATCAATTAGTAGAAATTCAGATAGTAACTGCCAAAAATATTACTCCCCAAGAACGGGAACTTTATGAAAAATTGCGAGAAATAGAAACCTTTAAACCTCGCGCTGATTTAATTTAA
- a CDS encoding DUF4135 domain-containing protein, whose translation MKKINCQDSVWFRAMSLKERIAVSSDELVDDVELGLKRLKRWKSDYIWVNTELFAQKLATEGINEEQFCQILGQTVVTVPLTWVKEIEQAYENFNNQDIAKLLSSSSLSAHPCFGFLNVLTPLLAQGIIKLEAGLNNIQNLPKNLSNINDILLEGLPEQLLLMVNTTLVLELNVARLQGLLTGDDSQSKFSSFIQRLKIPEVQLALWEEYPVLARQVLETINRWVENSLEFIQHFCHDWVDICYQFQPSANSEKLVKVKRGLGDSHNNGRSVIILEFATSWQLVYKPRSLAVDVHFQELLLWLNAKGFNPNFPTLKILNRNNYGWVEFVNFKECHSADELKRFYQRQGGYLGLLYSLEATDCNSQEVVNCQIGKVKMRFSAYPYPDYGILEGAVRSITADAILSQSNNTGESYFEVTIESEKLHLQRDLQKYPIQAGMEVVTEIIAKEESVLTFILRKTRLLTNL comes from the coding sequence ATGAAAAAAATCAACTGTCAAGATTCCGTTTGGTTTCGTGCTATGTCATTAAAGGAACGGATAGCAGTTAGTTCCGATGAGTTGGTGGATGATGTTGAGTTGGGATTAAAAAGGCTTAAACGGTGGAAATCAGATTACATTTGGGTAAATACAGAATTATTTGCTCAAAAACTAGCTACTGAGGGGATTAATGAAGAGCAATTTTGCCAAATTTTGGGACAAACAGTAGTAACTGTACCATTGACGTGGGTAAAAGAAATTGAGCAAGCTTATGAAAATTTCAATAATCAAGATATTGCAAAGCTGTTATCTAGTTCTAGTTTATCTGCACATCCTTGTTTTGGTTTTTTGAATGTCCTTACTCCTTTGCTTGCTCAAGGTATAATTAAATTAGAAGCTGGATTAAATAATATACAAAATCTTCCTAAAAATTTAAGTAATATTAATGACATTTTATTAGAGGGATTACCAGAACAACTGCTATTAATGGTAAATACAACCTTAGTATTAGAACTGAATGTAGCCAGATTGCAAGGTTTATTAACAGGTGATGATTCTCAATCAAAATTTTCTAGCTTTATACAACGGTTGAAAATTCCCGAAGTGCAACTAGCATTGTGGGAAGAATACCCGGTTTTAGCCAGACAAGTTTTAGAAACAATTAATCGCTGGGTAGAAAATAGCTTAGAATTTATCCAGCATTTTTGTCATGATTGGGTAGATATTTGTTACCAATTTCAACCATCAGCAAACTCTGAAAAATTAGTTAAAGTTAAACGGGGACTAGGTGACAGCCATAATAATGGCAGGTCAGTTATTATACTTGAATTTGCTACCAGTTGGCAGTTAGTTTATAAACCAAGATCATTAGCAGTAGATGTCCATTTTCAAGAACTGCTGTTGTGGTTAAATGCAAAAGGCTTTAACCCAAATTTTCCTACTTTAAAGATTTTAAATCGGAATAATTACGGTTGGGTAGAATTTGTTAACTTTAAAGAATGTCATTCAGCAGATGAATTAAAGAGATTTTATCAGCGTCAAGGTGGTTATTTAGGATTGTTGTATAGTTTGGAAGCTACAGACTGCAATTCTCAAGAAGTGGTAAATTGCCAAATAGGCAAGGTAAAAATGAGATTTTCTGCCTATCCTTACCCTGATTATGGTATACTTGAAGGTGCAGTGAGGTCAATTACGGCAGATGCGATTTTATCTCAGAGTAATAACACAGGAGAATCGTATTTTGAAGTGACAATTGAATCAGAAAAGCTGCATTTGCAAAGAGATTTACAAAAATATCCCATTCAAGCGGGAATGGAAGTTGTGACAGAGATTATTGCGAAGGAAGAGAGTGTATTAACATTTATTTTGAGAAAAACTAGATTATTGACGAATTTATAA
- a CDS encoding iron uptake porin — translation MSPAINLTLGYLAPNANSPDSLTPDSSNGTTAGGLFDGRYSALAQLSFKPSRNLAFGLTYLNGYTAGTPTFLNDVGTISANSPSLIADNARREINAYGVAGLWRVSPKFTVNSWFMYTNQQGKSAGTENESADVYSYAIALAFPDLGKNGNLGGIVVGVPPYATRSGIIPFYRPFLGGASDVVSTIPNRSTPLHLEAFYKYKLNDHISITLGVIWLVASNQTSNNPDVVIGTVRTTFTF, via the coding sequence TTGAGTCCGGCTATCAACTTAACTTTAGGCTATTTAGCTCCCAATGCTAACAGTCCAGACAGTTTAACTCCCGATAGCAGTAATGGGACAACGGCTGGAGGTTTATTTGATGGTCGCTATTCGGCTTTAGCACAATTAAGCTTTAAACCTAGTAGAAATTTAGCTTTTGGTTTAACTTACCTCAATGGTTATACCGCAGGAACACCGACTTTCCTTAATGATGTGGGAACAATTTCCGCCAATTCACCGAGTTTAATTGCCGATAATGCCCGACGAGAAATTAACGCTTACGGTGTAGCGGGGTTGTGGCGAGTTTCTCCCAAATTTACTGTCAATAGTTGGTTTATGTATACTAATCAACAAGGTAAATCCGCCGGAACTGAGAATGAAAGTGCAGATGTTTACAGTTATGCGATCGCTCTAGCTTTTCCTGATTTGGGTAAAAACGGTAACTTAGGAGGTATTGTCGTTGGTGTTCCTCCCTATGCGACTCGTTCCGGTATTATTCCTTTCTATAGACCATTTTTAGGTGGTGCAAGTGATGTAGTTAGCACCATTCCTAATCGCTCTACACCCTTGCATTTGGAAGCTTTCTATAAGTATAAATTAAATGATCATATTTCCATTACACTGGGTGTAATTTGGCTAGTAGCTTCCAACCAAACCAGTAATAATCCTGATGTCGTCATTGGTACAGTGAGGACTACCTTCACGTTTTAG
- a CDS encoding Uma2 family endonuclease, producing MTVTQNIEPGLDVIFPPSNLESDEPPLESSLHLQQMLLLIQCLNWWWRDINKINNYFVGGNMTVYYSPRQIKTKDFRGPDFFLVLDTENRDRNNWVVWEEDGKYPNLIIELLSPSTASTDKGLKKQIYQDIFRTPEYFWFNPQNLEFAGFILFGGTYQPIEPNPQGLLWSQQLNLYLGVHDGKLRYFLPEGQLMLTPEEYGVEATQRAEQQAQLTEAATQRAEQQAQLTEAANQRAEQQTQLAEEATQRAERLAAKLRELNIDPSIV from the coding sequence ATGACCGTCACCCAAAATATTGAACCCGGTTTAGATGTAATATTTCCTCCCAGTAATCTAGAAAGTGACGAACCCCCCTTGGAATCATCTTTACATCTACAACAAATGCTACTACTAATCCAATGTCTCAATTGGTGGTGGCGAGATATAAATAAAATTAATAATTATTTTGTTGGCGGGAACATGACTGTTTATTATAGTCCTCGGCAAATTAAAACCAAAGATTTTCGTGGACCAGATTTTTTTCTAGTGCTGGATACAGAAAACCGCGATAGAAATAATTGGGTAGTCTGGGAGGAAGATGGTAAATATCCTAACCTCATTATAGAATTGCTTTCTCCCTCCACTGCGTCCACTGATAAAGGGTTAAAAAAACAAATTTATCAAGATATTTTCCGCACACCTGAATATTTCTGGTTTAATCCGCAAAATTTAGAATTTGCTGGTTTTATCTTGTTTGGTGGAACATATCAACCCATAGAACCCAATCCTCAAGGTTTATTATGGAGTCAGCAACTAAATTTATATTTGGGTGTTCATGACGGTAAATTGCGTTATTTTCTGCCAGAAGGACAATTAATGCTAACACCAGAAGAATATGGAGTAGAAGCAACCCAACGTGCAGAACAACAAGCCCAACTCACAGAAGCAGCAACCCAACGTGCAGAACAACAAGCCCAACTCACAGAAGCAGCAAATCAACGTGCAGAACAACAAACCCAACTCGCAGAAGAAGCAACTCAACGTGCAGAACGTTTAGCAGCCAAACTCAGAGAATTGAATATCGATCCTAGTATTGTGTAA
- a CDS encoding DUF29 family protein: MTLFNISAKTGLEKNTFPEQCPYTLEQLINDDWFSNTINIQF; the protein is encoded by the coding sequence ATTACGCTATTCAACATTTCTGCAAAAACAGGATTAGAGAAAAACACTTTTCCTGAGCAATGTCCTTATACTTTAGAACAGTTAATTAATGATGATTGGTTTTCTAATACTATTAATATTCAATTTTAG
- a CDS encoding transposase, giving the protein MRLKNFPEVVKTILKPLPKKDYPVLDTFSFVSVWLQYVMDKSIVSMRDLFQRLNNQGIDLKISNFSKASKKRDTQVFLEIITELNNQLRKKKGKEETQALFPIDSTIITLTSKLLWSQGYHQVKLFCGLDSLTSEVGGMVIHFGQGHDHKYGQETVEAIPSKGVGIMDRGFASSERISELKQQKNKAFVLRIKNNVTLEMLENGNCKVGKDEREVEIRVVAFCDIETKSEFRLATNLLNEGEEQVSNQEIMEIYIQRWQIELLWKFLKMHLKLDRLMTKNENGIRIQIMCCLIAYLILQLIEIPQEFGKTLLDKLRYLQSYMCQEISYVHWFRKLIWIR; this is encoded by the coding sequence ATGCGCTTAAAGAATTTCCCAGAAGTGGTCAAAACAATATTGAAACCATTGCCCAAAAAAGATTATCCAGTTCTGGACACATTTTCATTTGTATCAGTGTGGTTACAGTATGTCATGGATAAAAGTATAGTGAGTATGAGAGATTTATTTCAAAGACTAAATAATCAAGGGATAGATTTAAAAATATCAAATTTTTCCAAGGCAAGTAAAAAGAGAGATACTCAAGTATTTTTGGAGATAATAACTGAATTAAACAATCAACTGAGAAAGAAAAAAGGAAAGGAAGAAACCCAAGCATTATTTCCTATAGATTCAACAATTATTACATTAACAAGTAAATTATTATGGAGTCAAGGATATCATCAAGTAAAACTATTTTGTGGGTTAGATAGTTTGACATCAGAAGTTGGTGGAATGGTGATTCATTTTGGGCAAGGACATGACCATAAATATGGACAAGAAACAGTAGAAGCAATTCCGTCAAAAGGAGTAGGGATAATGGATAGAGGATTTGCATCCTCCGAAAGAATATCTGAATTAAAACAACAAAAAAATAAAGCTTTTGTCTTAAGAATTAAAAATAATGTCACTTTAGAAATGCTAGAAAATGGTAATTGTAAAGTTGGCAAAGATGAAAGAGAAGTGGAAATTAGAGTAGTAGCATTTTGTGATATAGAAACTAAGAGTGAATTTCGTTTAGCAACAAACTTATTAAATGAAGGAGAAGAGCAAGTTAGTAATCAAGAGATTATGGAAATTTACATACAAAGATGGCAAATTGAATTGTTATGGAAATTCTTAAAAATGCACCTCAAGTTAGACAGACTTATGACAAAGAATGAGAATGGAATTAGAATTCAGATAATGTGCTGTTTAATCGCTTATTTGATATTGCAACTAATAGAAATACCGCAAGAATTTGGCAAAACTTTATTAGATAAACTCCGTTATCTTCAGTCCTATATGTGTCAGGAAATAAGTTATGTTCATTGGTTTAGAAAACTTATTTGGATAAGATGA
- a CDS encoding type II toxin-antitoxin system Phd/YefM family antitoxin, with translation MQTRINLQNIQTLTDFKRNAKDYVEKIKLTKSPLVLTVNGKAEVVVQEAQEFQQMLDQLQNLKEELQKLKLAALRNEINIGIQQLENGEYTEYDEESLTDFFANIKARVQKSEVESDFV, from the coding sequence ATGCAAACTAGAATTAATCTCCAAAATATCCAAACTCTTACCGATTTCAAACGTAACGCCAAAGACTACGTAGAAAAAATTAAGTTGACAAAATCCCCACTGGTGTTGACTGTCAATGGCAAAGCTGAGGTTGTAGTGCAGGAAGCACAAGAATTTCAACAGATGTTAGATCAACTGCAAAACCTTAAGGAAGAACTGCAAAAACTCAAATTAGCAGCTTTACGCAATGAAATTAACATTGGTATTCAGCAACTAGAAAATGGTGAGTACACTGAATATGATGAAGAGTCGCTAACAGATTTTTTTGCAAATATTAAAGCCAGAGTTCAGAAAAGTGAAGTTGAAAGTGATTTTGTATGA
- a CDS encoding J domain-containing protein gives MTQKNVNHHGEVPQSSNTTYYSLLGLHPGASVIDIRRAYRELSKLYHPDTTELPANIATAQFQQINTAYATLSNPERRLNYDAKIGYSRFGVIQAPPDLNHSVHKPYDFSKSMYLDASDRPLSSGEIFVLFILGLTIVGCMLLALAIAILRGQVIS, from the coding sequence GTGACTCAAAAAAACGTAAATCATCATGGGGAAGTCCCACAAAGCAGCAATACTACTTATTATTCCCTGCTAGGACTCCATCCCGGAGCATCAGTAATTGATATCCGTCGTGCTTATCGAGAACTGAGCAAACTCTATCATCCAGATACAACGGAATTACCTGCGAACATTGCTACTGCTCAATTTCAGCAAATTAACACAGCCTATGCTACCCTGAGTAATCCAGAACGGCGTTTAAACTATGATGCCAAAATTGGCTATTCCCGGTTTGGTGTCATTCAAGCACCACCAGACTTAAATCACTCCGTGCATAAACCCTACGATTTTTCCAAATCAATGTATCTGGATGCCAGCGATCGCCCTTTATCTTCTGGGGAAATATTTGTATTATTTATTCTGGGGTTAACCATAGTTGGTTGTATGCTGTTAGCGCTGGCGATCGCCATTCTCCGTGGACAAGTAATCAGTTAA
- a CDS encoding DUF3143 domain-containing protein, translated as MLSSDTPLYSHSLPQIELWLKNQGCQQDDTQLHCWRVQRSSWEAELWLDTEQITVRYFQSGENRQDIQRSFKYSLSREDIEEAVFSGP; from the coding sequence ATGCTTTCCTCTGATACACCCCTATATAGTCACTCTTTACCACAAATCGAACTATGGCTAAAAAACCAAGGTTGTCAACAAGACGATACCCAACTACATTGTTGGCGTGTCCAACGATCTAGTTGGGAAGCAGAACTTTGGTTAGACACTGAACAAATTACAGTTCGCTATTTTCAATCAGGAGAAAACCGTCAAGATATACAACGTTCCTTTAAATATTCCTTGAGTCGAGAAGACATCGAAGAAGCGGTTTTTTCAGGACCATAA
- a CDS encoding isoprenyl transferase, which produces MKTQQTELQYLPLDLKQELLPQHVAVIMDGNGRWAKSRGLPRMMGHKAGVNALKDLLHCCKDWGIKALTAYAFSTENWQRPEEEVEFLMNLFQRVLRQELREMVEENVQIQFVGNLSALPQALQAEISHSMDQTKDNRSIRFTIATNYGGRQEILQACRAIAQKVKEDLLQPEDISEEVFEAHLYTAGIADPDLLIRTSGEMRLSNFLLWQMAYSEIYISDTLWPDFNRHEFHRALSAYQQRERRFGKV; this is translated from the coding sequence ATGAAAACACAACAAACTGAATTGCAATATTTACCTCTTGATTTAAAACAAGAATTACTACCTCAGCACGTCGCGGTAATTATGGATGGTAATGGCCGATGGGCAAAAAGTCGTGGTCTACCCCGCATGATGGGTCATAAGGCTGGTGTCAATGCTCTCAAGGATTTGCTGCACTGTTGCAAGGACTGGGGAATTAAAGCGCTAACTGCCTATGCTTTTTCAACGGAGAATTGGCAAAGACCAGAGGAAGAGGTGGAATTTTTGATGAATCTATTTCAGCGGGTTTTACGGCAAGAACTGCGGGAAATGGTGGAGGAAAATGTGCAAATTCAGTTTGTGGGTAATTTATCGGCTTTACCACAGGCTCTTCAGGCTGAGATTTCCCATTCTATGGATCAAACTAAGGATAATCGCAGTATCCGGTTTACAATTGCGACTAATTATGGAGGTAGGCAGGAGATCTTACAGGCTTGTCGGGCGATCGCTCAAAAGGTCAAGGAAGATTTACTCCAGCCTGAAGATATATCTGAAGAAGTATTTGAAGCTCATTTATATACGGCTGGAATAGCAGATCCAGATTTATTAATCCGCACCAGTGGGGAAATGCGATTATCGAATTTCTTGCTTTGGCAAATGGCTTATAGTGAAATTTATATTTCTGATACTCTCTGGCCGGATTTTAACCGTCATGAATTTCATCGAGCTTTATCTGCTTATCAACAACGAGAACGTCGTTTTGGGAAGGTTTGA
- the cdaA gene encoding diadenylate cyclase CdaA → MRDWWKQWLINLGDWSQSLLLGTLDMMLVLALTYMILVIISERRTLWMVRGFIVLMLCSALSGKLGLPLLNFVLEKLVIGCAVAMAVALQSEFRRFLEQLGRGEFWQLFQNNARAIPKSDSVIDEIVDAIKELSKNRIGALLILETTGPIEEQDFSVPGVKLNAEVSKELIQTIFQPKTLLHDGATLIRGSRIVSSGIILPLSGRTASRQLGTRHRAAMGITERVENCICVVVSEETGSISLAEKGTLYRPLTIKKLKESLETRFSPTVDREAHAPGLLSLVRQLGDQSLKLMSRLLGLPCLRHATRRGTTASQDKK, encoded by the coding sequence ATGAGAGATTGGTGGAAGCAATGGCTGATAAACCTGGGAGATTGGTCGCAGTCCTTGCTCCTTGGGACTCTGGATATGATGTTGGTGTTGGCACTGACATACATGATCCTGGTGATTATTAGTGAACGGCGCACATTATGGATGGTGCGAGGGTTTATAGTCTTAATGCTTTGCTCGGCGCTCAGTGGCAAGTTAGGATTACCTCTGCTAAATTTTGTTCTGGAAAAATTGGTGATTGGCTGTGCTGTGGCTATGGCTGTGGCACTGCAATCAGAATTTCGCCGTTTTTTGGAACAATTGGGACGTGGCGAATTTTGGCAATTATTTCAAAATAATGCTAGAGCAATTCCTAAGTCAGATAGTGTAATTGATGAAATTGTTGATGCAATTAAAGAGTTATCAAAAAATCGTATTGGCGCTTTACTAATTTTAGAAACCACAGGGCCTATTGAAGAACAAGATTTTTCAGTCCCAGGAGTGAAGCTAAATGCTGAAGTTTCTAAAGAACTGATCCAAACTATTTTCCAACCAAAAACTTTGTTACATGATGGAGCAACGTTAATTCGTGGTTCGCGCATTGTATCATCTGGTATAATTCTACCACTTTCAGGACGCACAGCGTCGCGGCAGTTGGGAACACGCCATCGGGCGGCAATGGGAATTACTGAAAGGGTCGAAAATTGTATTTGTGTTGTTGTATCAGAAGAAACGGGTTCTATTTCCTTAGCGGAAAAGGGAACTCTATATAGACCACTAACTATTAAAAAGCTCAAAGAGTCTTTAGAGACTCGATTTTCTCCCACTGTAGATCGGGAGGCTCATGCACCTGGTCTTTTAAGTTTAGTTCGTCAACTTGGTGATCAATCACTAAAATTAATGTCCCGGTTACTTGGCTTACCTTGCCTTCGACACGCTACCCGTAGGGGTACGACCGCTTCTCAAGATAAAAAATGA
- the lysA gene encoding diaminopimelate decarboxylase yields MVSTYPVEVQLSGRQYLQSTTGDSADISPNQQLLPLTARVNDHDHLEIGGCDVTTLVEQFASPLYILDEETLRTACRQYRDTFKEYYKGESQVLYASKAWNCLAVCAIVASEGLGIDVVSGGELYTALNAGMSPDKIYLHGNNKSHDELVLAIQSGCTIVADNWHELDMLVKIAGENMENSSLSPIRIMLRLTPGIECHTHEYIRTGHLDSKFGFDPHDLQEVFAFVSQQPSLNCVGLHAHIGSQIFERQPHRDLAAVMVQWLRDAAKHGLQVTELNVGGGLGIKYTESDDPPTIVEWSKAICEVVQAACISENLPLPKLLCEPGRSLIATSCVTAYTVGATKVIPEIRTYVAIDGGMSDNPRPITYQSVYRVVVANKISAPCTEIVTLAGKHCESGDILIKNAQLPKTEANDILVVMGTGAYNYSMASNYNRLPRPAAVVVANGEANLILQRETYQDLIRQDCLPERLK; encoded by the coding sequence ATGGTATCGACTTACCCCGTCGAAGTTCAACTTTCTGGCCGTCAATATTTACAGTCAACAACTGGTGACAGTGCTGATATTTCTCCTAATCAACAACTCTTACCTTTGACAGCGAGAGTTAATGATCATGATCATCTGGAAATCGGTGGGTGTGATGTCACAACCCTAGTTGAACAGTTTGCTTCACCTCTATATATTTTAGATGAGGAAACTCTACGGACAGCTTGTAGGCAATATCGAGATACCTTTAAGGAATATTACAAGGGAGAATCTCAGGTACTTTATGCTTCTAAGGCATGGAATTGTTTAGCTGTTTGTGCCATTGTGGCATCAGAAGGGTTAGGAATTGATGTAGTATCTGGTGGCGAACTTTATACTGCGCTGAATGCAGGTATGAGTCCTGATAAAATTTACTTACATGGAAATAATAAATCTCATGACGAGTTAGTTTTAGCGATTCAGTCTGGATGTACTATTGTAGCGGATAACTGGCATGAATTAGATATGCTGGTGAAGATAGCAGGGGAGAACATGGAAAATTCTTCTCTTTCGCCCATTCGGATCATGCTACGCTTAACTCCTGGGATAGAATGCCATACTCACGAATATATTCGCACTGGACACTTAGATAGTAAATTTGGTTTTGATCCCCATGATTTACAAGAGGTGTTTGCTTTTGTGAGTCAACAGCCTAGTTTAAACTGTGTGGGGTTACACGCTCATATTGGTTCACAAATTTTTGAACGTCAACCACATAGAGATTTAGCGGCTGTGATGGTGCAGTGGTTAAGAGATGCGGCTAAACATGGTTTGCAGGTGACAGAATTAAATGTTGGTGGTGGTCTAGGGATTAAATATACAGAATCTGATGATCCCCCAACTATTGTTGAATGGTCGAAGGCAATTTGTGAAGTTGTACAAGCTGCTTGTATATCGGAAAATTTGCCCTTACCAAAGTTACTCTGTGAACCAGGGCGATCGCTTATTGCCACATCTTGTGTCACTGCTTATACAGTTGGTGCTACCAAGGTAATTCCTGAAATTCGTACCTACGTGGCGATTGATGGCGGAATGTCAGATAATCCGCGTCCTATCACCTATCAATCAGTTTATCGGGTGGTGGTTGCGAATAAAATATCTGCTCCTTGCACCGAAATCGTGACATTGGCGGGTAAACATTGCGAATCGGGAGATATTCTGATTAAAAATGCCCAACTGCCAAAAACTGAAGCAAATGATATTCTCGTAGTTATGGGAACTGGTGCATACAATTACAGTATGGCATCTAACTATAATCGCCTCCCCCGACCGGCAGCAGTTGTAGTGGCAAATGGCGAAGCAAATTTAATTTTGCAGCGCGAAACTTATCAAGACTTGATTCGACAAGATTGCCTACCAGAAAGACTTAAATAG
- the rimI gene encoding ribosomal protein S18-alanine N-acetyltransferase, producing the protein MISSDLKIQSLTTDNLTELLELDKACFDGLWTMEGYLRELESPNSHFLGLFSPFNHSELLGMGCFWSILEEAHITILAVHPQYHGQGLGKALLYSLLQTAVDIGLERATLEVRDSNHVAISLYQKFGFKTAGKRRGYYKDNNEDALILWLSELQQPHFLKNLDQWATFMNSPF; encoded by the coding sequence GTGATTTCATCCGACTTAAAAATTCAATCTTTAACCACAGATAATCTAACTGAACTATTAGAACTAGATAAAGCCTGTTTTGATGGTTTATGGACTATGGAAGGCTACCTACGAGAGTTAGAAAGTCCTAATAGTCATTTTTTGGGTTTATTTTCACCTTTTAATCACTCCGAATTGTTAGGAATGGGGTGCTTTTGGTCAATTTTAGAGGAAGCACACATTACAATTTTGGCAGTTCATCCCCAATATCATGGTCAAGGACTGGGAAAAGCTCTATTATATTCCCTGCTGCAAACTGCGGTGGATATTGGTTTGGAGAGGGCTACCCTCGAAGTCCGCGATTCTAACCACGTTGCTATTTCTTTGTATCAAAAATTTGGTTTCAAAACTGCGGGAAAACGACGGGGTTATTACAAAGATAACAATGAGGATGCTTTGATTCTTTGGCTGTCTGAACTACAACAACCACATTTTCTCAAAAATCTAGATCAATGGG